The proteins below come from a single uncultured Carboxylicivirga sp. genomic window:
- a CDS encoding lipoate--protein ligase — protein sequence MRGIISKTNDPAFNLATEEYLLRNTEDNVFFLYVNQPSIIVGKHQNALAEINFDYIHSKNIPVHRRLSGGGTVYHDLQNLNFCFIRSGEKNKLVNFALYSKPILEALKELGIKAHFGKRHDIQIDNKKVSGNASHVFKNRVMHHGTLLYNSELTILNDALKTNPLLYKDKAVKSVRSEVTNISNYVKDLNFNEFKSFLFNYLLNYFTKSNKSDLSSDEISSINKLVEEKYTTDKWNFGYSPNYAMKKRIKLSDGTRLNNSIIVSKGQITECTINSNKKDNSLFYSDISNQLIGVSHHKDDINIFFDNNIKEKSENISKTEWIQLFF from the coding sequence ATGAGAGGTATAATAAGCAAAACTAATGATCCGGCCTTTAATTTAGCCACCGAAGAATATTTATTACGAAACACTGAAGATAATGTATTCTTTCTATATGTAAATCAACCTTCTATCATTGTTGGTAAACATCAAAATGCATTGGCCGAAATTAATTTTGATTATATTCACTCGAAAAACATACCAGTACACCGCCGCCTTTCAGGTGGCGGTACTGTTTATCACGACCTACAAAATCTTAATTTTTGCTTTATCAGGAGTGGAGAAAAAAATAAATTGGTGAATTTTGCACTTTACTCTAAACCTATACTTGAAGCGTTAAAAGAGCTCGGTATTAAAGCTCATTTTGGAAAAAGACACGATATACAAATTGATAATAAGAAAGTATCAGGAAACGCTTCTCATGTATTTAAAAACAGGGTTATGCACCACGGAACGTTACTTTACAACTCTGAATTAACGATTTTAAACGATGCTTTAAAAACCAATCCCCTCCTATATAAAGATAAAGCTGTTAAATCGGTTAGAAGTGAGGTTACCAACATCTCAAACTACGTTAAAGATTTAAATTTTAATGAATTTAAATCTTTTCTTTTCAATTATTTATTAAACTATTTTACCAAAAGTAATAAGAGTGATCTCTCTTCCGACGAAATTTCAAGCATAAATAAGTTAGTTGAAGAGAAATACACAACTGATAAATGGAACTTTGGATATAGTCCTAATTACGCCATGAAAAAAAGAATTAAACTTAGTGATGGCACCCGTCTAAATAATTCGATTATTGTTTCAAAAGGACAAATTACCGAATGTACAATCAACTCTAATAAAAAAGATAATTCACTATTTTATTCCGATATATCAAATCAACTAATTGGTGTTTCTCATCACAAAGATGATATTAATATATTTTTTGATAATAACATTAAAGAAAAATCAGAAAATATTTCAAAAACAGAGTGGATTCAGTTATTCTTCTAA
- a CDS encoding LPP20 family lipoprotein, with protein MKKTAFLLLASLFLLPNILEAKRKPDWVKQRPNDASLYIGIAMMPKDGSEVEYKQAARNNALKQMSSEIKVTVSSNSVLSKIETNYQFVENYESKVETSVLETLEGYEVTTWEDKKEYWVMVSLSKQRYARMQEMKLDKAKMLASTFLSDAKKAISNNDTFSALNYLAKATTSLKDHLESDLTYKTVDGTYNVGTEVFSTIQDVFRRIELSPVQSSYSIQFSKHLEVPIGINAHFASESGEKMPLTGFPLTFNFTKGEGVLVSQTKTNLDGYAGVSITQLVSKRKTQEITATFDFSSVMDTQDEEVKNLLEIFFPPKQMPSTFITIEVQKSKAYLITEENVFGELDDHGAFSNMIKTQLNNNFFTFTTNMDDADFVVKVNSKFVTGDSRKGDGYEVFLVFAEFSMSIFDTQLQTEIFADQLSGIRGMRPGNYEYALKDSRLKLMEQFELNIEPRLEQVDM; from the coding sequence ATGAAAAAAACAGCTTTCCTCCTATTGGCCAGCTTATTTCTGCTTCCAAATATATTAGAAGCCAAACGAAAACCCGACTGGGTAAAACAACGGCCAAACGATGCTTCGTTATACATTGGCATTGCTATGATGCCCAAAGATGGCAGTGAAGTTGAATACAAGCAAGCAGCCCGAAACAATGCTCTTAAACAAATGAGTAGTGAAATAAAAGTAACAGTTTCGTCCAATTCGGTTTTGAGTAAAATAGAAACCAATTATCAATTTGTAGAAAACTATGAAAGCAAGGTCGAAACTTCGGTACTTGAAACACTTGAAGGATACGAAGTAACTACATGGGAAGATAAAAAAGAATATTGGGTGATGGTTTCATTATCGAAACAACGATACGCCCGTATGCAGGAAATGAAGTTGGATAAAGCTAAAATGTTAGCCAGCACATTTTTATCTGATGCTAAAAAAGCCATTTCTAACAACGATACTTTTTCTGCTTTAAATTATCTCGCTAAAGCAACCACTAGCTTAAAAGATCATCTTGAAAGTGATCTTACCTATAAAACAGTAGATGGAACTTATAATGTTGGAACCGAAGTTTTCAGCACCATACAAGATGTATTTCGCCGAATTGAACTTTCTCCCGTTCAATCATCGTACTCAATCCAATTTTCAAAACACCTTGAAGTACCCATCGGAATTAATGCTCATTTTGCATCAGAATCGGGCGAAAAAATGCCTTTAACAGGCTTTCCGCTTACATTTAACTTCACAAAGGGCGAAGGTGTTTTAGTATCACAAACAAAAACCAATTTAGATGGATATGCAGGTGTATCCATTACCCAATTAGTTTCGAAACGTAAAACGCAGGAAATTACTGCAACCTTCGATTTTAGCAGTGTGATGGATACACAGGATGAAGAAGTTAAAAATTTATTAGAAATATTCTTCCCTCCAAAACAAATGCCTTCAACTTTTATTACCATTGAAGTACAAAAATCAAAAGCCTATTTAATTACCGAAGAAAATGTATTTGGAGAACTGGACGATCATGGAGCTTTTTCGAACATGATAAAAACGCAATTGAATAACAACTTTTTTACCTTTACCACCAATATGGATGATGCAGATTTTGTGGTAAAAGTTAATTCAAAGTTTGTTACTGGTGATTCGCGCAAAGGCGATGGATATGAGGTGTTTTTAGTTTTTGCCGAATTCAGTATGTCTATTTTTGACACACAATTGCAAACCGAAATATTTGCCGATCAGTTATCGGGAATTAGAGGAATGCGTCCAGGAAATTACGAATATGCTTTAAAAGACTCCAGATTAAAATTAATGGAGCAATTTGAGCTAAATATAGAGCCTCGCCTCGAGCAGGTGGATATGTAA
- a CDS encoding CoA-binding protein, producing MKVTLDQINSFFQADSIAIAGVSRSEKKFGRVVFTELKKSGYNVIPINPSISEIDGQTCYPNINKLPDSIESLLIATPKDQTDKILREAINKGIKNIWVQQFSNTNNTLAIAEEYNKAIIYKKCIFMFAEPVAGVHKFHKNLMKVFGRLPN from the coding sequence ATGAAAGTCACTTTAGATCAAATCAATTCATTTTTTCAGGCAGATTCGATAGCCATTGCCGGCGTAAGCCGTAGCGAAAAAAAATTTGGACGAGTAGTATTTACTGAATTAAAGAAAAGTGGATATAACGTAATACCCATAAACCCTTCAATTAGTGAAATTGATGGACAAACATGCTACCCAAACATCAATAAACTACCTGATTCTATCGAAAGCTTATTAATTGCCACCCCAAAAGATCAAACAGATAAAATACTTCGTGAAGCCATTAATAAAGGCATTAAAAACATTTGGGTTCAGCAATTTTCAAACACCAATAACACGCTTGCAATAGCTGAAGAATACAATAAAGCAATCATCTATAAAAAATGTATATTTATGTTTGCCGAACCCGTTGCAGGCGTGCACAAATTTCATAAAAATCTCATGAAAGTGTTTGGCCGACTACCCAACTAA
- the deoC gene encoding deoxyribose-phosphate aldolase translates to MIQDFADKHPCPLKEQEMKIAIEKAINNSKNELENKEILKLLFNCIDLTSLYTEDSADSIREFVDKVNDLPNHFNYVPQVAAMCVYPVFAPVLKGALKAEGVNIAVVSAGFPSSQTFTDVKKLETQRAVDFGANEIDIVISVGEFQEGNYEFVGEEINQIKSVMKDAHLKVILESGTLKDMEEVWLASMLSIESGADFIKTSTGKQQPAATFEAAYVMLNAIKDYHAKTGKKIGFKPAGGISTPEEALIYYQLVKDILGEEWLNNHLFRIGASRLANNLLTNIQLLETGKDEEVKYF, encoded by the coding sequence ATGATTCAGGATTTTGCTGATAAACACCCTTGTCCTCTTAAAGAACAAGAGATGAAAATAGCTATTGAAAAAGCTATTAATAATTCTAAAAATGAATTAGAAAATAAAGAAATATTGAAGTTATTGTTCAATTGTATTGATTTAACTTCTTTATATACCGAGGACTCAGCTGATAGTATTAGAGAGTTTGTTGATAAAGTAAACGATTTGCCCAATCATTTCAACTATGTTCCACAGGTTGCTGCAATGTGTGTATATCCAGTTTTTGCACCTGTTTTAAAAGGAGCTTTAAAAGCCGAAGGAGTTAATATTGCAGTTGTCTCAGCTGGCTTTCCGTCATCACAAACTTTTACAGATGTTAAAAAGTTAGAAACACAACGTGCTGTTGATTTTGGAGCTAACGAAATTGATATTGTTATCTCTGTTGGAGAGTTTCAGGAAGGTAACTATGAGTTTGTAGGAGAAGAAATTAATCAAATTAAAAGTGTAATGAAAGATGCTCATTTGAAAGTAATTCTTGAGTCAGGTACACTTAAAGATATGGAAGAAGTTTGGTTAGCTAGTATGTTATCTATCGAAAGTGGAGCTGATTTTATTAAAACGTCAACCGGAAAACAGCAGCCCGCTGCAACATTTGAGGCAGCTTATGTAATGTTAAATGCCATTAAAGATTATCATGCTAAAACTGGCAAAAAAATTGGTTTTAAACCAGCTGGTGGTATATCTACTCCTGAAGAAGCATTAATATATTATCAATTGGTTAAAGATATTCTTGGAGAAGAGTGGTTAAATAATCACTTATTTAGGATTGGAGCTAGTAGATTAGCCAATAATTTATTAACCAATATTCAGTTGTTAGAGACAGGGAAAGACGAAGAAGTAAAGTATTTTTAG
- a CDS encoding metalloregulator ArsR/SmtB family transcription factor yields the protein MKIKELDAQLLEKAAGMLKAIAHPMRIAILSHLEDGKMLTVTEIHKLLNIEQSTTSHHLGILKDKGVLCSKREGKNTYYYLKHNSLRNIVDCVSKCTLAS from the coding sequence ATGAAAATTAAAGAATTGGATGCTCAATTACTGGAAAAAGCCGCAGGTATGTTAAAAGCAATAGCCCATCCAATGCGGATTGCTATTCTTAGCCATTTAGAAGATGGTAAAATGCTTACGGTTACCGAAATACATAAGTTATTAAATATCGAACAGTCAACTACATCGCATCATCTTGGTATACTGAAAGATAAAGGGGTTTTGTGTAGTAAGCGTGAGGGGAAAAATACATACTATTATTTAAAACATAATAGCTTACGTAATATTGTAGATTGTGTTAGTAAGTGTACCCTTGCCAGTTAG
- a CDS encoding regulatory protein RecX: MEYKKALYKAAALCSQQERCVSEIRKKLIKWELSEEEADEVIAFLIKEKYIDEQRFAEFYVRDKFRFNNWGKIKIKYQLKQKEIANTHIENAMEEINSSDYQAKLAELLQGKNKQIKNKDTWQTKAALARFGQSRGFEPYLVFQCIDEILNKND; the protein is encoded by the coding sequence ATGGAGTATAAAAAAGCTTTATATAAAGCAGCTGCTCTTTGCTCGCAGCAAGAAAGATGTGTTTCTGAAATACGCAAGAAACTTATCAAGTGGGAATTATCAGAAGAAGAAGCTGACGAGGTCATTGCCTTTTTGATAAAAGAGAAATACATTGACGAACAACGATTTGCCGAATTTTATGTGCGCGATAAATTTCGATTTAATAACTGGGGCAAAATCAAAATAAAATATCAACTCAAACAAAAAGAAATAGCTAATACACACATCGAAAATGCAATGGAAGAAATTAATTCGTCAGATTATCAAGCAAAACTGGCAGAATTATTGCAAGGAAAAAATAAGCAAATAAAGAACAAAGACACTTGGCAAACCAAGGCTGCTTTAGCCCGGTTTGGGCAATCCAGAGGCTTTGAACCATATCTTGTATTTCAATGCATTGATGAAATTTTAAATAAAAATGATTAA
- a CDS encoding rhodanese-like domain-containing protein, producing the protein MQLKALKWIVLLLLIVPFYAINAQSKNNLLKAKKFYSELKSSKDPLIIDVRPAFKFQENRIIDAALAEKEEDLLKLVEIVPKNAPVFVYCQKGDRSVKAAEILRNIGFTNVYELKGGLLKWIDAGLPLDTVKYE; encoded by the coding sequence ATGCAATTAAAAGCTTTAAAATGGATTGTTTTACTATTACTGATTGTTCCTTTTTATGCCATAAATGCGCAATCGAAAAATAATCTTTTAAAAGCAAAGAAGTTTTACAGTGAATTAAAATCGAGTAAAGATCCATTAATTATTGATGTTCGCCCTGCTTTTAAATTTCAGGAGAACAGAATAATTGATGCTGCTTTAGCTGAAAAAGAAGAAGATTTACTCAAACTGGTTGAAATAGTTCCTAAAAACGCTCCTGTTTTTGTGTATTGCCAAAAAGGAGACAGATCGGTTAAAGCAGCAGAAATACTACGAAACATAGGGTTTACCAATGTTTATGAATTAAAAGGAGGTTTATTAAAATGGATAGATGCCGGGCTTCCTCTCGACACCGTAAAATATGAGTAA
- a CDS encoding endonuclease, translating into MKNFKRLYSNLLTLLFLCYSGLVFAQIPTGYYSSAEGKSGYELKTALFNIIKGHTEQSYNSLWTHFKTTDKKADGTVWDMYSDVPGGSPSYVYTFGNDQCGQYSGEGSCYNREHSFPKSWFHEGKPMYSDLFHLYPTDGYVNGRRSNYPFGEVSSPTWTSTNGCKLGKNSTEGYSSTVFEPIDEYKGDFARSYFYMATRYENVISTWVNYGSSSELLDGSSDKVFKDWQLNLLIKWNNEDPVSEKEINRNNAIFDIQDNRNPFIDHPEYVTAIWNGSPSVPSTKTSLLFEDFESYSTDQNLSIANWLNSSEEGTVVWQCADYNSNQYAQFKSYQQGEDSNKGWLVTKNIPLSQYQNGELTFSTSGGYDNGATLEAYVITNYETGTEPWEASLTPINFNLPNIPSNSYANQWTSSGIIDLSSYSEDIRIAFKYTGGDNINQTTTWQLDNINVTAETKATGINDNFSLDYKLYPNPNNGNFYIEGDFKNSNIQIMVYNNIGQLVYNKNKSNFNRTDINLTNLSKGIYFLKIEAKNKQFKTKKVILH; encoded by the coding sequence ATGAAAAATTTTAAGAGGTTATATTCCAACCTACTAACACTACTATTCCTATGTTATAGTGGACTGGTATTTGCCCAAATACCGACCGGTTATTACAGTTCTGCCGAAGGCAAATCTGGCTACGAATTAAAAACAGCTCTATTTAACATCATAAAAGGGCATACTGAGCAAAGCTACAACTCACTTTGGACTCATTTTAAAACAACTGATAAAAAAGCAGATGGTACTGTTTGGGATATGTATTCAGATGTTCCTGGAGGAAGTCCAAGTTACGTTTACACTTTTGGTAATGATCAATGCGGCCAATATTCAGGTGAAGGTAGTTGTTATAACCGCGAACACAGTTTTCCCAAAAGCTGGTTTCACGAAGGTAAACCTATGTATTCTGATTTGTTTCACTTATACCCAACTGATGGATATGTTAATGGGAGAAGAAGTAACTATCCCTTCGGTGAAGTTAGTTCTCCAACCTGGACTTCTACAAATGGTTGTAAATTAGGAAAAAACAGTACTGAGGGATATTCATCAACCGTATTTGAACCTATCGATGAATACAAAGGTGATTTTGCACGAAGCTACTTTTATATGGCTACCCGATACGAAAATGTAATCAGTACATGGGTTAATTATGGATCTTCTTCTGAACTTCTGGATGGATCTAGTGATAAAGTATTTAAAGATTGGCAATTAAATCTTTTAATTAAATGGAATAATGAAGATCCTGTCAGTGAAAAAGAAATTAATAGAAATAATGCTATTTTCGATATTCAAGACAATCGCAATCCATTTATCGACCATCCAGAATATGTAACTGCAATTTGGAATGGATCACCTTCGGTACCTAGCACAAAAACCAGCCTATTATTTGAAGATTTCGAGAGTTATTCTACTGATCAAAACCTTTCAATCGCAAATTGGCTTAACAGTTCTGAGGAAGGTACGGTTGTATGGCAATGCGCTGATTATAATTCTAATCAATATGCTCAATTTAAATCCTATCAACAAGGTGAAGACAGTAATAAAGGTTGGTTAGTAACTAAAAACATACCTCTATCTCAGTACCAAAATGGAGAATTAACTTTCTCGACAAGTGGCGGTTATGACAATGGAGCTACCTTAGAAGCATATGTAATTACCAATTACGAAACAGGTACTGAACCATGGGAAGCTTCACTAACACCAATAAATTTCAATTTGCCAAACATACCTAGTAATAGTTACGCCAATCAATGGACATCATCAGGTATAATTGATTTATCATCATATAGTGAAGATATTAGAATAGCATTTAAATATACGGGTGGAGACAACATCAATCAAACAACAACCTGGCAACTCGATAATATTAACGTAACAGCTGAAACGAAAGCAACAGGCATAAATGACAATTTTTCTTTAGACTATAAACTCTACCCTAATCCGAACAATGGTAATTTCTATATTGAGGGTGATTTTAAGAATTCCAATATTCAGATAATGGTTTATAACAACATTGGACAATTGGTTTATAATAAAAATAAGTCGAATTTTAACCGTACAGATATAAACCTAACCAATCTATCAAAAGGAATATATTTCTTAAAAATAGAAGCTAAAAACAAACAATTTAAGACCAAAAAGGTTATTCTACATTAA
- the dtd gene encoding D-aminoacyl-tRNA deacylase, whose product MRVVIQRVSKASVSIDNVVKSSIKAGLLIFVGIESADNEDDINWLSNKISQLRIFPDEDGVMNKSVMDVKGELLIISQFTLHAKTKKGNRPSYIMAALPDVSIPLYNTFVEALHKVSGIEPETGEFGADMQVELINDGPVTITIDSKRKE is encoded by the coding sequence ATGCGTGTAGTAATTCAACGGGTTAGTAAAGCGAGTGTTAGTATTGATAACGTTGTTAAGTCGAGTATTAAAGCTGGTTTGTTGATTTTTGTGGGTATTGAAAGTGCCGATAATGAGGATGATATTAATTGGCTTTCGAATAAAATTTCGCAACTTCGTATTTTTCCTGACGAGGATGGTGTAATGAATAAGTCAGTAATGGATGTTAAAGGTGAATTGTTGATTATTAGTCAGTTTACTTTGCATGCCAAAACAAAGAAAGGAAACAGGCCTTCGTATATAATGGCAGCTCTGCCTGATGTATCAATACCTTTGTATAATACCTTTGTTGAAGCGTTGCATAAAGTTAGCGGTATTGAACCTGAAACAGGAGAATTTGGTGCTGATATGCAAGTGGAATTAATTAACGATGGACCTGTAACAATAACTATTGATAGTAAAAGAAAAGAATAG
- a CDS encoding polyprenyl synthetase family protein has translation MSDISRIKEPVKEEMKKFEPYFREQLKTQIPLLDIITNYLLRRKGKQMRPMLVFLSAKLNGDVSESTYVAATLIELLHTATLIHDDVVDETYQRRGIFSINALWKSKIAVLVGDFFLSKGLSTALNTNQIGVLKVVSEAVKEMSEGELLQIEKSRKLDITEEVYYEIIRKKTATLIAACTSAGALSVNSSEEKLKAMKEFGENLGIAFQIKDDLFDYESTNLIGKPTGNDIKEKKLTLPLIYSLQKTDAKHRRKILTMIRRHHKNERKVQEIIAFVKENGGLEYTNEQMNLYAQRAIEALSIYPEGEAKESLKNMVEFTIKRKK, from the coding sequence ATGTCAGATATATCCAGAATAAAAGAGCCTGTAAAAGAGGAAATGAAAAAGTTTGAACCCTACTTTAGGGAGCAACTTAAAACACAAATTCCTCTTCTTGATATAATTACCAATTATTTATTGCGCCGTAAAGGGAAGCAAATGCGCCCTATGCTGGTATTTTTATCAGCTAAATTAAACGGTGATGTTAGCGAATCAACTTATGTTGCAGCTACTTTAATTGAACTTTTACATACAGCCACTTTAATACATGATGATGTTGTTGACGAAACATACCAACGACGAGGAATCTTTTCCATTAACGCGTTATGGAAATCGAAAATTGCTGTTTTAGTTGGTGACTTCTTTCTTTCGAAAGGATTATCTACCGCTTTAAATACCAACCAAATTGGTGTTTTAAAGGTTGTTTCAGAGGCTGTAAAAGAAATGAGTGAAGGTGAGTTACTTCAAATTGAAAAATCACGAAAGCTCGATATTACAGAGGAAGTATATTATGAAATTATACGTAAAAAAACAGCTACTTTAATTGCTGCATGTACCAGTGCAGGAGCTCTTTCTGTTAATTCATCAGAAGAGAAACTTAAAGCAATGAAAGAATTTGGTGAGAACCTAGGTATTGCCTTCCAAATAAAGGATGATTTATTCGATTACGAATCCACCAACTTGATTGGAAAACCAACAGGAAATGATATTAAAGAAAAGAAATTAACGCTTCCTCTTATCTATTCATTGCAAAAAACAGATGCCAAACATCGTAGAAAAATTCTGACAATGATCAGGCGTCATCATAAAAATGAAAGAAAAGTACAGGAAATTATCGCTTTTGTTAAAGAAAACGGTGGATTAGAATATACCAATGAGCAAATGAATTTATATGCTCAACGCGCCATTGAAGCCTTATCTATATATCCTGAAGGAGAAGCTAAAGAATCGCTTAAAAACATGGTAGAATTCACTATAAAACGTAAAAAATAA
- a CDS encoding nucleotide pyrophosphohydrolase, with amino-acid sequence MEIAEAQKKVDEWISAYGVRYFSELTNMAILTEEVGELARVMARKYGDQSFKNNESKLELADEMADILWVLVCLANQTGVDLTEAFAKNLEKKTTRDKDRHKNNKKLY; translated from the coding sequence ATGGAAATAGCAGAAGCCCAAAAGAAAGTAGATGAGTGGATTAGTGCTTATGGCGTTCGTTATTTTAGCGAATTAACTAATATGGCTATTTTAACCGAAGAAGTAGGGGAATTAGCTAGGGTAATGGCACGTAAGTACGGCGATCAATCCTTTAAAAATAATGAGAGTAAATTAGAATTGGCTGATGAAATGGCAGACATTTTGTGGGTACTGGTTTGTTTGGCTAATCAAACAGGGGTTGATTTAACAGAGGCTTTTGCTAAGAATTTGGAGAAGAAGACTACCAGAGATAAAGATAGACATAAAAACAATAAAAAACTATATTAA
- a CDS encoding 6-carboxytetrahydropterin synthase has protein sequence MAKIRLTKEFRFEMAHALWNYDGLCKNIHGHSYILAVTVIGEPITDENNVKLGMVMDFGDLKRIVNEEVVDRLDHCIVINKKAPSEQLLSLPQMSDRHELVDYQPTCENMLVDFAKRIKRRLPDTIQLFSLKLNETANSYAEWYAADNE, from the coding sequence ATGGCAAAGATAAGATTGACAAAGGAATTTAGGTTTGAGATGGCTCATGCCTTATGGAATTACGATGGATTGTGTAAGAATATTCATGGACATTCATATATATTGGCGGTTACTGTGATTGGTGAACCTATTACTGACGAGAATAATGTAAAGTTGGGAATGGTAATGGATTTTGGTGATTTAAAACGTATTGTTAATGAGGAAGTAGTTGATCGTTTAGATCATTGTATCGTCATTAACAAAAAAGCACCATCGGAGCAGTTGCTTAGTTTACCTCAGATGAGCGATAGACATGAGTTAGTTGATTATCAGCCTACCTGTGAAAATATGTTAGTTGATTTTGCTAAACGTATTAAGCGTAGATTACCTGATACAATACAGTTATTTAGCTTGAAACTTAACGAAACAGCAAATAGTTATGCCGAATGGTATGCTGCTGATAATGAATAA
- a CDS encoding NAD-dependent succinate-semialdehyde dehydrogenase produces the protein MNLKSINPATGETIREYEEFSWDEIDEAIEANYAAYKQWRKVAISKRAELLLKTAQVLRDKSEGLAFNITVEMGKNIKESRAEIEKCALVCEYYANNGATFLESENIETEAKESYASFQPIGPILAIMPWNFPFWQVFRFAAPALIAGNTCLLKHASNVPGCSMAIEEIFKEAGYPDDIFRTLLIRNDKVERTIADKRIKGVTLTGSTPAGKAVAATAGKYLKKCVLELGGSDPYIILEDANISKAAEACVSGRILNAGQSCIGAKRFIVVESIYNAFVEAFTDRMRAVTLGDPIDESKQMGPLARHNLRDDLHRQVENSVAKGAKIMTGGYVPNRIGAYYPATVLVDVVPGMPAYHEELFGPVGSILKAKDEHEAIRLANDSVFGLGAAIFTQDIERGKRIAEYEIESGCCFVNDYVRSDARMPFGGIKDSGFGRELSHYGIKEFVNIKGIWVK, from the coding sequence ATGAATCTGAAAAGCATTAATCCTGCTACAGGAGAAACCATAAGAGAGTACGAAGAGTTTTCGTGGGACGAAATAGATGAAGCTATTGAAGCCAATTACGCAGCATATAAACAGTGGCGAAAAGTAGCGATTTCAAAGCGAGCAGAACTACTTTTAAAAACAGCCCAGGTTTTACGTGATAAATCCGAAGGTTTAGCTTTTAACATCACTGTTGAAATGGGTAAAAACATAAAGGAATCGCGGGCTGAAATTGAAAAATGCGCTTTGGTTTGCGAGTACTATGCTAATAATGGAGCTACATTTCTTGAGTCAGAAAATATCGAAACTGAAGCAAAAGAAAGTTATGCATCCTTTCAGCCAATAGGACCTATCCTGGCAATAATGCCCTGGAATTTTCCTTTTTGGCAGGTATTCAGGTTCGCAGCCCCTGCCCTAATAGCCGGAAATACTTGTTTGCTGAAACATGCCTCAAACGTACCTGGATGTTCCATGGCTATTGAAGAAATATTTAAAGAAGCAGGTTATCCTGATGATATATTTCGAACTCTACTAATCAGAAATGATAAAGTAGAGCGTACCATTGCCGATAAACGAATTAAAGGTGTTACTCTAACCGGAAGTACACCTGCAGGCAAAGCAGTGGCTGCAACAGCCGGAAAATACCTAAAAAAGTGCGTACTAGAGTTAGGTGGTAGTGATCCATACATTATTCTTGAAGATGCCAACATAAGTAAAGCTGCAGAAGCTTGTGTTTCAGGACGTATTTTAAATGCTGGACAAAGCTGTATCGGAGCCAAACGTTTTATTGTTGTTGAGTCCATCTACAACGCTTTTGTTGAAGCATTCACAGATAGAATGCGAGCTGTTACGTTAGGCGATCCTATTGATGAAAGCAAACAAATGGGCCCCCTTGCCCGCCATAACCTTCGCGATGATTTGCACCGTCAGGTTGAGAACAGTGTTGCCAAAGGTGCTAAAATAATGACTGGAGGATATGTTCCCAACCGAATTGGAGCTTATTATCCAGCAACAGTTTTAGTAGATGTAGTACCGGGTATGCCCGCCTATCACGAGGAATTATTCGGACCTGTTGGGTCTATTTTAAAAGCAAAAGATGAACACGAAGCTATCCGCCTTGCCAACGATAGTGTATTTGGATTAGGTGCTGCTATATTTACCCAGGATATTGAACGCGGAAAAAGAATAGCCGAATACGAGATTGAATCAGGCTGTTGTTTTGTAAACGATTATGTCCGATCCGATGCACGAATGCCATTTGGAGGTATAAAAGATAGCGGATTTGGCCGCGAATTATCACACTATGGTATTAAAGAATTTGTAAATATCAAAGGAATCTGGGTTAAATAA